The following are from one region of the Patagioenas fasciata isolate bPatFas1 chromosome 14, bPatFas1.hap1, whole genome shotgun sequence genome:
- the NKX2-5 gene encoding homeobox protein Nkx-2.5 isoform X1, whose protein sequence is MFPSPVTTTPFSVKDILNLEQHQGGLASMELSSLASPSCMLATFKQETFNADPPALPDLREELPEPHSAKTAAFPGSYYVKSYVEMDSAKDTKADKKAELCSLHKSLEQEKRDLEDPERPRQRKRRKPRVLFSQAQVYELERRFKQQKYLSAPERDHLANVLKLTSTQVKIWFQNRRYKCKRQRQDQTLEMVGIPPPRRIAVPVLVRDGKPCLGESSPYSSPYNVSINPYSYNAYPAYTNYNSPACNANYNCNYPSMQTMQPSAAGNNFMNFSVGDLNSVQTPIPQGNAGISTLHGIRAW, encoded by the exons ATGTTTCCTAGTCCTGTGACAACGACACCCTTCTCGGTCAAGGATATTTTGAACCTGGAACAGCATCAGGGCGGCCTGGCCTCCATGGAGCTCTCCTCCCTGGCCTCCCCCTCCTGCATGCTGGCCACCTTCAAGCAGGAGACGTTCAACGCCgaccccccggccctgcccgacctgcgggaggagctgccCGAGCCGCACTCGGCCAAAACCGCCGCCTTCCCCGGCTCCTACTACGTTAAAAGCTACGTGGAAATGGACTCGGCCAAGGACACCAAGGCGGACAAGAAAG CAGAACTGTGTTCCCTGCACAAGAGCCTGGAACAGGAGAAAAGAGATCTGGAAGATCCCGAGCGCCCCagacagaggaagagaaggaaacctCGCGTCCTCTTTTCTCAAGCCCAAGTCTACGAACTTGAGAGAAGGTTCAAGCAGCAGAAATACCTCTCGGCTCCTGAAAGAGACCATCTAGCGAACGTCCTAAAGCTCACCTCCACCCAGGTGAAAATTTGGTTCCAGAATCGAAGgtacaaatgcaaaaggcagAGACAGGATCAGACCCTCGAAATGGTGGGCATCCCTCCCCCCCGGCGGATAGCGGTGCCGGTGCTGGTTCGCGATGGAAAGCCCTGCCTGGGGGAGTCTTCTCCATACAGTTCGCCGTACAATGTCAGCATTAACCCCTATAGCTACAACGCCTACCCCGCGTACACTAACTACAACAGCCCCGCCTGCAACGCCAACTACAACTGCAACTACCCGTCCATGCAGACCATGCAGCCTTCGGCGGCCGGCAACAACTTCATGAACTTCAGCGTCGGGGACTTGAATTCAGTGCAGACGCCCATCCCGCAGGGGAACGCGGGGATCTCCACGTTGCACGGGATCCGAGCCTGGTAG
- the NKX2-5 gene encoding homeobox protein Nkx-2.5 isoform X2 — protein MFPSPVTTTPFSVKDILNLEQHQGGLASMELSSLASPSCMLATFKQETFNADPPALPDLREELPEPHSAKTAAFPGSYYVKSYVEMDSAKDTKADKKELCSLHKSLEQEKRDLEDPERPRQRKRRKPRVLFSQAQVYELERRFKQQKYLSAPERDHLANVLKLTSTQVKIWFQNRRYKCKRQRQDQTLEMVGIPPPRRIAVPVLVRDGKPCLGESSPYSSPYNVSINPYSYNAYPAYTNYNSPACNANYNCNYPSMQTMQPSAAGNNFMNFSVGDLNSVQTPIPQGNAGISTLHGIRAW, from the exons ATGTTTCCTAGTCCTGTGACAACGACACCCTTCTCGGTCAAGGATATTTTGAACCTGGAACAGCATCAGGGCGGCCTGGCCTCCATGGAGCTCTCCTCCCTGGCCTCCCCCTCCTGCATGCTGGCCACCTTCAAGCAGGAGACGTTCAACGCCgaccccccggccctgcccgacctgcgggaggagctgccCGAGCCGCACTCGGCCAAAACCGCCGCCTTCCCCGGCTCCTACTACGTTAAAAGCTACGTGGAAATGGACTCGGCCAAGGACACCAAGGCGGACAAGAAAG AACTGTGTTCCCTGCACAAGAGCCTGGAACAGGAGAAAAGAGATCTGGAAGATCCCGAGCGCCCCagacagaggaagagaaggaaacctCGCGTCCTCTTTTCTCAAGCCCAAGTCTACGAACTTGAGAGAAGGTTCAAGCAGCAGAAATACCTCTCGGCTCCTGAAAGAGACCATCTAGCGAACGTCCTAAAGCTCACCTCCACCCAGGTGAAAATTTGGTTCCAGAATCGAAGgtacaaatgcaaaaggcagAGACAGGATCAGACCCTCGAAATGGTGGGCATCCCTCCCCCCCGGCGGATAGCGGTGCCGGTGCTGGTTCGCGATGGAAAGCCCTGCCTGGGGGAGTCTTCTCCATACAGTTCGCCGTACAATGTCAGCATTAACCCCTATAGCTACAACGCCTACCCCGCGTACACTAACTACAACAGCCCCGCCTGCAACGCCAACTACAACTGCAACTACCCGTCCATGCAGACCATGCAGCCTTCGGCGGCCGGCAACAACTTCATGAACTTCAGCGTCGGGGACTTGAATTCAGTGCAGACGCCCATCCCGCAGGGGAACGCGGGGATCTCCACGTTGCACGGGATCCGAGCCTGGTAG